TATATATCCCAAAGCATTGAGGTCGGAAACCTCAGGGAGATTAATGTGGTTTTAGAAGAAGACCTCCAGACGCTGGACGAGGTCGTGGTTGTGGGGTATGGGGTTATGAAACGCCGCGACTTGACAGGAGCCGTATCTTCAGTGAAAGCCGCCGACATTGAAAAAGTTGCGTCAAGCAATGCGATGCAGGCGCTACAAGCACAAGTGCCCGGGCTAGACATTACCCAAAACGACGGGCAGGCGGGTTCAGCACTTTCAATGACGGTACGAGGAACCCGCTCCATTTCGGCAAGTAACAGTCCTTTGGTTTTAGTTGACGGCGTTGAATACGGTTCCACCATCGATATCAACGCCTCGGACATTGTATCCATTGATGTACTCAAAGATGCCGCTTCAACAGCAATTTATGGGACAAAAGGGGCCAACGGGGTTATCATCATTACGACCAAGCGGGGAGAAAAAGGTAAAACGCGTGTTAATTTCAATTCTTACCTTTCTTCAAATATCGCCACGAGTTACGCAAAACCCTTGTTTGGCGTAAAAGAGGTACAAGCATGGGTAGATAAGGAAAACTACGCAAAAGACCTGGCATCGGGAAATTGGGGCACGTCGAATCTACAGCCGACCGATCTCGACGCCATGAACCAGATTCCGGATAATTTGCCAGATGGCCAGCAATTCACTACCGGCGACATTTATGCATCGGGGAACTATGTAGACTGGCTCGACCACATCCTTCAAGGTGGACTGACACAAAATTACGATATCTCCGTTTCGGGGGGATCAGAAAAAACCAATTTCAGCCTTTCGTTGGGCATGATGAACGAGCAAGGATTACTGAAAGGAGATGAGATGACCCGTTACAACGGTAAAATCACCCTTGACCATGCCATCAACAAATATGTGAAGGTAGGAGCCAATATCATGTATGCCCTGCGCAGTCAGGATTCACGCAATTCAAGCGTATTCGGACAGGCATTGAAGATGACCTCGGTTTCACGCGCTTACAATGAAGACGGGTCACTGGTCTATACACCCAACGCACTCTATAAAGCGCACGTTTCGCCGTTAGCAGATGATGTAGAGGGTGTTTGGAGTAAGAACAACCAAAGTACAAGGTTCTTCGGCAACGTTTATGGTGAAGTCAGTCCAGTCAAAGGATTACTGTTCAGAACCATGATCAATCTCAGCAGACGCAACGGCCGTGTAGGCAATTACAACGACTACATGAGTGTGGCAAACTACCAGTCACCCAAAACAACCATGTCTTTGGAATACAGCATGAATACCAGCTATGTATGGGATAACACGTTGACATATAACACAAAAATCGACATGCACGAGATTACGGCCATGGTTGGCACAAGTGCGCAACAAAGCATAAGCGAAGGCATGAGCGCGTCGGGACAGGCAGGGATTGAACACTACTACGCCAGTTCCTTCTACGACATTTCGAAAGTCGGGATGGTAACACCCTCCAGTAGCTATACCAAAACGTCACAGTTATCGTTCTTCGGGCGTGCCGTTTATACTTACGCGGACAAATACACCTTGATGGCGACCATGCGCCGCGACGGTAATTCAACACTCTCTGCGGGTAACAACAAATGGGGAAATTTCCCCTCCGTCGGGGCAAACTGGCGCATCAATGAGGAACATTTTATGGAAGGGACAAAGGATTGGATGTCAAACCTGAAAATACGGGCAACATGGGGTATCAGTGGTAACCCGGCAGTGGATGCTTACGGAACCTTGCCAAATCTGAGCAGTCAAGCCCTCTATTATTATTACGGCGGCTCCGACAGCAAAGCAGGCTATCTGCCTTCTAAAATGGGAAACCCGAATTTGAAATGGGAAACGACCAAAGCTTCCAACTTCGGTCTCGATTTCGGATTCCTGAAAAACCGCATTTCGGGAAGCGTAGACTACTATATTACGCATACCGACGATTTGATTTATCTGAAGACCGCACCGGCATCTTCCGTATTCCCATCGGTAATGTCAAACGTGGGATCCACCAAGGGTAGCGGGCTGGAGATCGCCATAAATACCACCCCTGTGCTGACAAAAAATTTTACATGGAACGCTAATTTCTCTTATTCAACCAGTACCGACGAAGTAGTTTACCTGACTGATGGACTTAACCGCAATATTGTGGGCACAGGCGGGCAAATTGTAGGAGAACCTGTCAATATTTTTTATAATTACAAAGCCGAGGGTACATGGAACGTAGGCGAATGGGAAGAATACCAAACCGCTTGGGAAGCACGCCATCCGGGCGAATCAATGGAATACATGAATGGTTACGGCACGCCCGGGACTATCAAAGTGGCCGATCTCGACGACAACGGTAAAATTGACGACAATGACAAGATCGTGTACAACCGTTCTCCTAAACATATCTTTGGCATGAACAATACAGTTACCTATAAGAATCTCTCGCTTTCGGTGCAACTGTATGCACGCCTCGGCGGATATATGAGTTACGGACTGAACGGACAGATGTACTTCGAACCGCAATGGCAAAACTGGGGCGATTTGGATTACTGGATTCCTGATGGCAAAAGCCACCGCTTTCCGAATCCTGGCGCAACCACAGACCCTTACAAGAGTGTCAATACAACTTATGCCTCCGCGCTGCTCTACGAAAAGGCTGATTTCTTCAAGATAAAAGATATCACACTGACATACAACTTGCCCAAAACATGGATCAGCAATCTGCATATCGACAATGTGCGGATCTATGGGCAATTGAAGAACTATCTGACGTGGAGCAAAGTGGGTGACGGTTACGATTCCGAACGTGGAGGATCCACCTCTTTCCCGTTGGCCAAACAGGCTGTTATCGGATTAAATATCCAATTCTGATCATCTAATAAAATGAAAATAATTATGAAAAATAAATTTGCTATCTTTATGATAATCGTTGCACTTACCAGTGCGCTCACGATGCTTTCCTGTTCCGATTTTCTGGAAGAGGATAATAAGACCGGGCAGACAGCGGACCTGACCTATTCCACCAAATCAGGGATCGAGGGTTTGTTGAACTCATGTTACACTTTCGCTCGCGGATTTTACGGTAAAGAAGCAGGTGTGGGATTTACGGAGGGAGGTACCGACCTCTTTTATCCCGGTCAGGACAACAAACAAACCTCATTGGTAAACTACCTGCTTACCCCTGAAACCTTTGAACCGTCGCTGGCTTCGTCAAAAGCAAACAATCCTTGCCTCGACCAGTATTGGGAACTGTTTTACACCGGCGTGGACGCCTGCAACAACGCACTGAAGTATATCCCCTTATGTCCGGCGATCGACGACAGATACAAGCAACAGTTGATGGGAGAAGCGTATTTCCTCAAAGCGTTTTATAATTTCCACATCGTGAATATATGGGGAGACGCGCCTTACAATGACGCAGCCATCGAAGAAACAACCACTGCCCCCACGCGAGAAGACGAAACCGTAATTTACGACAAGATACTGGCGGATTTGGGACTCTCCATTGCGGCATTTGAAACGGCTGATTACAAGAAAAAAGAAGGAAAGGCCGATTATTGGGCAGCCAAAGCATTCCGCGCGCGCGTATTGCTTTACAAGGCATCATGGCTGAAAGACAATGCCTCTTACGCATTGGCCAAACAAGATGCGGAAGATGTCATCAATAGTGGCAACTTCTCTTTTTACGATGACTACGCAGAAACATGGTATATGGAAAACGAAGACGTGTCCTTGAACAAGGAAGCCATCTTCGGCATTACCTACTCCTCGGACCTTAAAACCTCTGTGAACTGCATTCCCAAACGTTACCGCACCGATTCCGACGGCAACGCGATGGATTATGCCGAACAACTTACCCGCACAGGTTATTCACGTGGCGGTAGTGCCATGTTGCTGATGTTCGTCTCTCTCTGGAATAATGGATGTCCCGATATCTCCAGCGATATCTTCAAACGTGTGACGAAACAGGATGGAAGTAATAATGTAATAAGCGGGGTGGATATCTCCTGGTATTCACGCTATGGCCGTGGTTTCACACGCTACCTTCCTTCGCTCTACCTGTGGCAGACCCTCGAAAAATACCGTGCTACCGACCAACGTACCGACGCCACCCTGCTCTCAGCTTATACCATCGTTCCCGGTCTTGAAGGTAAGTCCAAGTATTACAAGCAAATGACCGATACGGCTATTTACTACAGCCCTTTGAATGGAGATTCGCCTGAAGGGCGGGCATTACAGGAATGGGCAAAGAACAGGTACCGCCTGCAGTTCGCATACGGCGGGGAAATCCCGGTCTATTCGTCGGGAGACCCCGCATCGGCAATTCCTACATCCGCGGCAGTCCCTACCTCAAGTGTCTATAACGATGACCGTTATAACAATACAAAAATCGGGGGAAAAACATCATATCCGGGCATTAAAAAATTTCTGGATTGGTTTGATACAAAAGACGCTGACGTGGATTACCTCACACATGATATTTCCTATCGCGATGCCGTGGTCATCCGTTTGGCGGAAATGTATCTCATCAAAGCCGAGTGCGAACTGGCTACAGGAGGAAACGCCCTGAGTACAATTAATCAGCTTCGTGCCGTTCGAGCCATTGAAGGCAAGGACAACAGCCGTAAAGGCACTTTGACCATTGACGATATCCTGGAGGAACGCGCCATCGAACTCTGCGGTGAACAACAACGATGGTTCGACCTGAAACGCACCGGCAAACTAGTCGAATACGTAAAAGCACGCAACAAACTGGCTGCCGACAACATTGCAAATTTCCATGTATATAGGCCGATACCACAAATACAAATGGATGCAATCACAAATCCCGGCGAGTTCAAACAAAATGAAGGTTATAATTAGCAAAGGGATATAAGATAATATACATTTAATCAGCAACTTATCCCAAATACATGAGTTAAAGAGCAAAGTGCTGACGCAAATGTTCGCACTTTGCTCTTCTTTATGAGGAGCATCCTCTTTACGTTAGTTCGACCTAAGCAAAAGTCTACATATCTTTTTTAAAAATGTCATTTAGCATATATGACTTTTTGTATTCGCTGGGTGTCATATTAAATTTCTTTTTAAAGCATTTGGTGAAATATTTGGCGTCATTCATACCAACTTTGTAGGCAACCTCCTTTATGGTATAGTCCCCGTTTTGGAGAAGTTCTGCCGCATGTTGCATCAAAAAGTCCCGTACATATTCGATAGGTGCCAACCCTGTAAGCCCTTTTAGTTTCTTAAAGAATACCGTACGGCTCATACCCATTTCCACAGCCATATCTTCTATTACAAAATCATTGTCACCCAAATGTTTCTCAATAAAAGAGTTGACAGATCGGATAAAGTCAATATCTTTCTCATTGACAGGCGTATTGGCGACGTTTTCTTTCCTTAACGGAATTTGGGATGTTACATTGGCCCTGTTCCTGTAATATTTCTGTAACTCGTATCTCCGTTGCAACAGGTTTTTCACCCTCACTTTGAAATAAGAGACGCTGAAAGGCTTGGTAATGTACTCATCTGCACCATGTTCAAATCCATCCAGTTTACTGTCCAATGTAGTTTTTGCTGTTAGGAGCAGGAAGAGCACATGGCTTGTCAGGACATTTTTCCGTATATTCCCCAGGAACTCGATACCATTAATTTCAGGCATCATAATATCACTTACAATAAAATCAGGGATAAGCTCCAATGCTTTTTCAAAACCCTCTTTTCCATTCGAGGCTTCATGTACTTCGTATTCATCTTCGAGGATGGACCGGATAAATTGCCGGAGATCCTCATCATCTTCCACGAGCAGTACGCAGGGGGTATCACTGATCTCTTCGTGGACTTGCGTGAATTCATCAGCAACTACCTGCAAACCTTTGGTTTCGTCTGACAACATGGAACCGGAAGTCTCGTCAATGATCACATCGGCTCCAAAATGGGAAGTGCCTGTTTTAAACAAAATGGTAAAAGTGCTCCCCTTCTGCTCATCACTCTCCACTACTATCCTGGCCCGGTGTTTATCGGCCATCTCTTTCACGATAGACAACCCTATCCCGGTACTGGGTTTACTTGGATCTTCATTAAAGGACTCAAATCTTCTGAACAGCCGCTCCTGTTTATCTTTCGAAATACCGATCCCCGTATCTTTTATCCGTATGGCGACCTCACTGTTTTCATTGTATACAGATACCCGGATGGTTCTTCCGGAAGGAGTATATTTAAAAGCATTGGAAAGCAGGTTGACAATAATCTTTTCCACTGCCTCCGTATCAATCCATACCGTTTGAATACCGGCTCTGTTTTCGAAACTATAATCGATTCCTTTTATCTCTGCATTTTTGATATAATTGCCATATATATTTTCCACAAAAGAGGCTATTTCCACTTTGCTCACCTTTAGCGGCGATTGTTCCATCTTTTGGAAGTCGAGGATCTGGTTCACCATTTTCAGCAACCTATTGGTGTTTTTCGACACAAGCGAAAGTTGATCTTTTACCGGTTGCGGTGTGGTTTTACTTTGTAACAGGTTTTCGATAGGGGAGACGATCATTGTCAACGGAGTGCGTATCTCGTGCGAAATATTGGTAAAGAAGCGTGTTTTGATCTCCGACTCCTGCTTCTCCAGCACGATCTTGTTCCGCATTTTATAAAATGTGTAGAGTATTTTGAACGTGACATATAAAAGCAGGATTATCACCAAAGTGTAAATAAGATAAGCCCATCCGGTGGCCCAAAACGGGGGTAATACCTCAATGGAGAGCATCCTCTCGTTGTCGGCCCATACCCCGTCACTGTTGGTCGACTTCACACGGAACAGGTATTTTCCCCGCGAGAGGTTAGTGTAATTGGCAGTCCGTTGATTGCCGGAAAAGATCCACTCTTTGTCGAATCCTTCCATTTTGTACATATAGAGTATATTTTCAGGATCAGTATAGTCCAATGCAGCGAAATCAATACTGATAAAATTCTGGTTATGTTTAAGGACAAGATTATCCGACTCGTCGATATTTTGTTTGAGAAGCCCGTCAGGGGAAACCGGAACATTCCGGTTGAACAGCTTGAATTGTACTAACGCAAGATAGGGATTGAAAGTATTGTTTTTCACTTCCCGGGGATCAAACACCACCATTCCATTAAGAGAACCGAAGATCATTCTTCCATCCTGTAAGCGCCACCTTGAATTTTCGGAGAAATTGGATCGCTTCATTAAGCGCTTGATCTCGCTGAAATTTTCAAATGTTTGCTTATCCCTGTTAAATTTAGTGAGCCCGCCTTCACTGCCGATCCATAAATTGCCATTGTTATCTTCCTGAATGGACAAGATGATGTCTGAAGGCAATCCGTCGATGGTGCTATAGATTTCAAAAGCGACCGGAAATCCTTTGTGGTCCGTACTATCAATCCGGGTAATCCCACCGCCGAAAGTCCCGATAAAAGTCTCGCCCGATTGTGTAGTACAGATATCCATGATATCATTGGCTCCGATACTGTTCGAATCGCTGTTATTTCTCGTATATATTTTAAAATCTATATCCTGAGGCCTTTTAAAATCGGCATCGAACATGATAAACCCGAATGTAGTACCCACGCAGATATTTCCATGTTTGTCTTCCGATATGATCCTTACCCGGTCAGCATGGTTGAAGGGAAACCGGGTAAGATCGTTGAGATGGTTGATAACCCGCCCTTCACCGGAAGAGAGGATCAGATTAAGCCCTCCCCCGTAAGTGCCTATCCATATATTTTTGTTTTTATCTTCGAAGATGGAATATACATCATTGCTGTTCAATGAGTATCTGTCGGAAGGATCATTACAGAAATGGTGTACTTCAAAACTGTTCCCTCCATTTCTGCGGATAAGCTTATAGACACCCTCCCCTTTTGTGCCAATCCATATATTTTGCTCCGAGTCTTCAGTAATACAATAAGCTATTCCGTTCAGGGGCGTACCTCTCCCAATTTCTCCCTGTTGCGTGAGAATACCTTTCTCATTCAATCCGGCATCATAGACATGTATCTTACCATCTTTCGTGGCTGCCCAGATATTCCCGTAAGAGTCTTCAAAGATGGGACGGACTTCGTTACTGATTGTCGAATTATCGTTATCACTGATTGATAAGGCTTTGAAGCTGGAATCATCATAGAAGATCACTTTCTCCAAGCCGGGTGAGCGGGTGCACATCCACAAATTGCCCTGCCTGTCGGAATAGGCAGAATGCAACATATTGGAAAACAGAGATCGGGGAGAAGAGGGTTCATTATAGAAGGGGATAAGCTTCTCTTCCGTTTTGTCATACAGGGAGAATCCCCCTCCTCTGGGATGAACCCATAAACGGTTTTCCCTGTCTTCGAAGATAAAAAAATTAGGCAGGAAAACAGAGGAAACAGCGCTTTCCACATAAGGTGTGTAATGAAAATATTTTCCGGTATAGGGATTGAATTTTGAAACACCCAGCCTATCGGTCTCCAACCAGATATTTTTTGAACTATCGACATAGGCTGTCATTATTTCATCGAATTGCATTGCCGGAAAAGTTCTGCTATTGTACACATCCATTCTGCCGTCGTGAGTAGTGTATATAACAAAGCCGCTGTGGTTGGAGAGGATAAGGATCTTCTCGGAAGAGAGCTCCTGTATGGAAATAATATCGGATGTCAGTTCGGTGGGAAGTTCCTCAAATGTACCCCGTTTTTGGTCATATACCCATACAACTCCTTCTCTTGAACCGAACCAGAGTTCATCGCCGAATTCCATTACACTGAAAAAGGGAGTCTCCTCTTTCAAGCTGCCATCGGACAATGAATGGAAATAAAAGAGGGAGCCGGCACCATCTGCAGGTAGACAGGTCAATCCTTTATCGGTGAGGATCCACGAGTTCTGGTGCATATCTTCATAGATGGTATGCACAAAATCTCCGCTGAGATTACGATCCCGGATACTATATACCTCTGCATTGAACAGGGAATCCATGATTGAAATACATCCTTCTTTTTCCGATAAAAGCCAGACCTTTCCGCTTTCGGTAGGAATAATCTGGGATACGTAATAGTTTTTATCTTTATAGGCTTCTATGGAGTTTGTCCCCATAAAAGATTCCGTATCTACATTAAACCGGTATGCCCGGTTATCATAAGAGAGAACCCATATATTGTTGTATTTATCTTCATACAATCTGTCGACCCTGCTGCTTCGCGATTCGAATTGACCCGATGGTAAATGGTATGTGGTAAATGTGTAACCGTCAAATTTACTCAATCCATCCCAGGTACTGAACCACATAAAACCTTTACAATCCTGCAGGATATCAGTGACGGTATGTTGGGGAAGTCCGTCCTCAGAGCCGTAATGCACGAAGTAGGCAGGGGGTTGGGACATGACGGTTCCTGTACCGAGAAGGAATATTGATAAAAAGAGGAATACTATTTTCAACTTTGTTTTCATTCTATTGCCAGAATCACAAGGATTAACAACAACTGATTCAATTTTCCGAGACGCATCTTATATTCTCCAAAATAGTGAAAGCCGAGAGAAAAACTAAACTTGCTTAAGTTTTCCGAGGCGCATCTTATATTCTTCAAATGTAGCGAAAATAATAGCAAACCCATGTTAGGATGGGTTAAAAACTCGTTAAAGTATAGACACCTTACTCCCAAAAATCGGAACCTAACACTTTTTCCTTGGAATAATTTTGAGTTTTTGTATCTGTGAGTTGATGTGACCACTTTACCCGTGCCCCCGTAGGAGCACCTTCCCCGCGATTGCCATATTCCACAAAACGGGCTGTGGATTCATTCTCCTCGTTATTCCAGTTATTCCACCCTTCGGGTTTAATGACATTGCCAAGTTCACATTCTATAAAAGCCACATGGGCATAAGGCCGCCACGGACGACCGAGATAGAATGAATTTGCCTGCTCTCCGGTTACCCTGCATTTATGGAAAACATATCCAAAAGGAGCATTTTGCGGTGTGGAGGCAGCTGTCACATATCCGTTCCCCTTACATACAATTTCACACTCTTCGAACCAGGCTGTAGAAGCACCGAAAATAAAGTCAACCGTCCCCTCTATGTAACAATTGGAATAGTACTGACGGCTGAACGCTTTATGTGTATAAAGCGTATCCTGAAAACCGAGAAATCGGCAATTGTGAAAACGTGCCCGGTCACTTCGGACGATAATCGCTACTGCCTGTCCGACGGGTCCCGCGGCATTTTCGAATGTTATATTTTCCGCCCTGAAGAGATCGGGACAAACATACACGCTTGCCGAACCCGACGTGCCTATTTCATCGCCGAAAGGACTCTTCTTCGATGCATAGTTATTATACGACAGAATGGTTCTGTACCTGTTCTCTCCAACAAGGGTAAGATCCTGCTTCGTATCGGGAATAATGATCTTTTCGCGATAGATGCCATTGCGGATAAAAATGCGGGTAGGCCGTTTCCGGAAATCAGGAACGGCATTGACCGCCTCCTGTACCGTCCTGAAGTCACCTGTCCCATCCCGGGCTACAACGATATCATAATCGGACCTGTAGATGACAGCCGGTTCGTCAAAGAGCTTCCACAAAAAGTTGGCCATCAGGTTGACAGTAGAGAGATGCCACGGGTGAAAAAGCCAGAATGTGTGGGGCGTATCTTCGAAAGTATGTTTCTCGGAATAGATGCCAAGGCTGTCCAGACGGCGAATATGCTCATCACGCCCGTTGTGGAACCGGGGGATGGAACTATTGATAAAACAGACCGGTGCGGAATGGCTGCCTACCCAATAGAGTGCCGAAGCATCTTTCCAGGCTTCCGGTTTTTCGCTGTATGTCCCGTTTAACCATAATGCATCTGCCGGCACCTTATTTCCTTCGCTTTTTACCTTTTCCGCCCTGACGACGGTTTCTTTTTCAATAAATGTAGAGATACCATCGATATTAATGATGGCTTTGATAAGATTATCCCTGTTCTTTGTACCTATCAGCGCTGCCAGTTGTCCTCCGGCAGAACATCCCGATACCGCAATTTTACCGGCATCGAAACCATACTCTTCGGCATTGCGGCTTATCCATGAAACGGCATCGTTCAGATCATCCACAGCAGCGGGATAGAGCTGCTCCGGCGAAAGTCGGTATTCTACCGTAACCGTTGCAAATCCTTTTTGTGACAGATGTATAGCCAATGCCTCCTGCATATCGGGAGAACCGGAGTTCCATCCACCACCATGAATCATCAGTACTACCGGATAATTATGCTCATCTGCAGGGCGATACACCGACAACCGCAATTCCCGGTCGCCATATTTCGTATCCCGGATAGTCTTGTAAATGATATCCGGATAGACAACCATTTCGTGGGTACTCTTTGCCTCCGCTATCCGGATAAAGGGAAACCGTTTCACCTCTTTTTGATACGAACTTTGAAGGGTGTAGCCCGTGTCACGTGGCAGCCCGTTTATCACTACTGTCTGAGCAGTGAGGGGCAAAGTGCTGAAAACAACGAAAAACAGTATCCGGATTATCTTCATATACTTCTATTACTCTACCTCAAACCAATCGATAATGGCTCTTCCGCCATCGTTATTCTTTACAGGACGCGAACAGACAAATCCCATTTTTGCCCCTATCCATTTGCCTTCTTTCGCAGTGAACGGTTTCCCGAGCGCATGGAAGGATCTGCCATCAGTACTGTAGCTAAACAGGCACAGTGCGTCGGGCGTCACACTAACCCTGAAAAACAGGGTAGAATCATTCAACGACACCTGTTCGTTCACCGTTTCCTTACCTCCTCTATCGGCCTTTAAGCATTCATTCTGGGAAAGGACAAATCCTTGTTCCGTTTTCTCGAAGGACAACAGAGCATAATCCATCCCCATCACTACAAAGCCGAATCTCTCACCGCTGATCGAGACCGACGGACGGAACGTTACCCTGGCGGTGGCTGTAAACCGGTTCGAAGGGAATTTTTGCAACAACAGGTTAGGAATATCCCAGAGACTGACATAATCATCGGGTACAGGAACGGAATACAACTGCAACGTCCCGGTACCGGCATCTGCGAAATGCCACCAGTCCATAGGATTGGCATGCCATTGCCATTGCAATCCCAACATGCCTGAGTCGAATTGATCGCTCTCGGCAGGTGTTACGATTGGATGGTTTCCGCCCACACGCGGCTTACGATAAGTGCCAACGGGCTCTCCCCAACCCTTGTTATCTCTATCGATCCCGATGACCGGCCAGTCATTTTTCCAGACCATGGGTTGCAAATGGACAATACGCCCGACCGCACCGGCATCCTGAAAATGGTAGAACCAATCTTCCCCCAGAGGCGTATCTACCCAGGCACCCTGATGTGGGCCGTTGACATCGGTATTTCCTTGTGCCATGACCACCTTACGCTCATACGGGCCAAATACATTCTTTGAACGCAATACAATCTGCCAGCCGGTCGCGACACCGCCCGCAGGAGCAAAAATATAATAATAACCATTCCGTTTATGGAATTTAGGCCCTTCCACAGTAGGATCATTTTCATGTCCATCATAAATGATCCTGCCGGGAGAAACAGCCTTGGTTCCTTCGCTGTTCATCTCCGCAATAGAGAGTACACTCTTTATCCCTGCCCGGCTTCCTGCATAGGCATATACCAGATAAGCGTTCCCGTCATCGTCCCACAGCGGGCATGAGTCGATCAATCCTTTTCCGGCCTTTACCAATACCGGATCACTCCACGGACCCGCAGGATTTTTCGTCTTAAGCATATAAATTCCGTAATCGGGATCACCATAATAGATATAAAACTCACCGTTATGGTGACGGATCGACGGTGCCCACACCCCATTCCCATGCTGAGGAAGGGAAAAAACGGAATCCGGTTTCAACCGGTCTATGGCATGGCCTATGATTTTCCAGTTCACCATATCCTTCGAATGCAGTATGGGTAGCCCCGGAACAGCATTAAAACTCGATGCGGTCATATAATAATCATCTCCGACACGACATACGTCGGGATCAGAATAATCGGCAAACAGAATGGGATTGTTATAGGTTCCATCCCCTAAATCGGCTACCCAGGATTTCGATATATCCTGCTGACCGTATGATGACATCACCAAACAGCACAGAATAAATACCAAAGCACTATTTCTCATTATTTTCAGTTGTTGTTTAATTATTATTCAAATTTACTTTGCAAAAGTAGATGTTTGCTGCGCCCGACATAGTAAAAACAAGTTTTTCATCTGTACTCGCTTATCGCAAGCATTCAATTGAGTAAACGATCCAAATAGGGTAATTACTGATATTTTATCTCCGATTTATCCACTTCAGATGCTATTTCAATCCGGTTTTCCGGCAGACCGGAGAGATATATGCCGGCGTTCTTGCTACCGGTTATCCGGGCTACCTTACCCGATTCATTGAGTTCAAAAACGAGATTCTCACTTCTGAAATTCTTCACATTGTTGAATAAGTAGGCAGACCCCTCTTCC
This window of the Proteiniphilum saccharofermentans genome carries:
- a CDS encoding SusC/RagA family TonB-linked outer membrane protein, which encodes MKRWLSLLIWTISVCASAQNVTVRGTVSDTSGEALIGVTVLVQGSSEGTITDVNGSYIINVSPDAFLQFSYVGYISQSIEVGNLREINVVLEEDLQTLDEVVVVGYGVMKRRDLTGAVSSVKAADIEKVASSNAMQALQAQVPGLDITQNDGQAGSALSMTVRGTRSISASNSPLVLVDGVEYGSTIDINASDIVSIDVLKDAASTAIYGTKGANGVIIITTKRGEKGKTRVNFNSYLSSNIATSYAKPLFGVKEVQAWVDKENYAKDLASGNWGTSNLQPTDLDAMNQIPDNLPDGQQFTTGDIYASGNYVDWLDHILQGGLTQNYDISVSGGSEKTNFSLSLGMMNEQGLLKGDEMTRYNGKITLDHAINKYVKVGANIMYALRSQDSRNSSVFGQALKMTSVSRAYNEDGSLVYTPNALYKAHVSPLADDVEGVWSKNNQSTRFFGNVYGEVSPVKGLLFRTMINLSRRNGRVGNYNDYMSVANYQSPKTTMSLEYSMNTSYVWDNTLTYNTKIDMHEITAMVGTSAQQSISEGMSASGQAGIEHYYASSFYDISKVGMVTPSSSYTKTSQLSFFGRAVYTYADKYTLMATMRRDGNSTLSAGNNKWGNFPSVGANWRINEEHFMEGTKDWMSNLKIRATWGISGNPAVDAYGTLPNLSSQALYYYYGGSDSKAGYLPSKMGNPNLKWETTKASNFGLDFGFLKNRISGSVDYYITHTDDLIYLKTAPASSVFPSVMSNVGSTKGSGLEIAINTTPVLTKNFTWNANFSYSTSTDEVVYLTDGLNRNIVGTGGQIVGEPVNIFYNYKAEGTWNVGEWEEYQTAWEARHPGESMEYMNGYGTPGTIKVADLDDNGKIDDNDKIVYNRSPKHIFGMNNTVTYKNLSLSVQLYARLGGYMSYGLNGQMYFEPQWQNWGDLDYWIPDGKSHRFPNPGATTDPYKSVNTTYASALLYEKADFFKIKDITLTYNLPKTWISNLHIDNVRIYGQLKNYLTWSKVGDGYDSERGGSTSFPLAKQAVIGLNIQF
- a CDS encoding RagB/SusD family nutrient uptake outer membrane protein, whose amino-acid sequence is MKNKFAIFMIIVALTSALTMLSCSDFLEEDNKTGQTADLTYSTKSGIEGLLNSCYTFARGFYGKEAGVGFTEGGTDLFYPGQDNKQTSLVNYLLTPETFEPSLASSKANNPCLDQYWELFYTGVDACNNALKYIPLCPAIDDRYKQQLMGEAYFLKAFYNFHIVNIWGDAPYNDAAIEETTTAPTREDETVIYDKILADLGLSIAAFETADYKKKEGKADYWAAKAFRARVLLYKASWLKDNASYALAKQDAEDVINSGNFSFYDDYAETWYMENEDVSLNKEAIFGITYSSDLKTSVNCIPKRYRTDSDGNAMDYAEQLTRTGYSRGGSAMLLMFVSLWNNGCPDISSDIFKRVTKQDGSNNVISGVDISWYSRYGRGFTRYLPSLYLWQTLEKYRATDQRTDATLLSAYTIVPGLEGKSKYYKQMTDTAIYYSPLNGDSPEGRALQEWAKNRYRLQFAYGGEIPVYSSGDPASAIPTSAAVPTSSVYNDDRYNNTKIGGKTSYPGIKKFLDWFDTKDADVDYLTHDISYRDAVVIRLAEMYLIKAECELATGGNALSTINQLRAVRAIEGKDNSRKGTLTIDDILEERAIELCGEQQRWFDLKRTGKLVEYVKARNKLAADNIANFHVYRPIPQIQMDAITNPGEFKQNEGYN